ATCCACATGCACCACCTTACCGCCCGCCAGACCGTTGGCCGGTTCGGTACGCGGAACATAGTCGGCGAATTTCTCAAATACCGCCTGTACGCCGGGACGATATTCGCCGGCGACAAAGCGGAATGGGCCGGAACCGATGGCTTCTTTGATGGGCTCGCCCGGCGGTTGGCCGGCAAGACGTTTGGGCAGCATAAACGGCGCCACGCCGCTGGATTTGGATAACGCCTGCAGCGCAATGGCCGTCGGCTGCTTAAATGTCATGGAGAAACTTTTGTCGTCAATAACCTGCATATTATCCAGCAGGCCGTTCATCACCTGTCCCAGTTTGTCCAACTGCGCCCAGCGCTGAATGGACGCCACGCAGTCGGCGGCGGTCACCGGCTGGCCGTCATGCCATTTCAGGCCGTCGCGCAGCGCGAAAGTGTAGGTTTTGCCGTCTGCCGACACGTCCCATTTTTCCGCCATCTGCGGCTGAACCTTATTATCGGCGTCAAGCGCCAGCAGGGTGTCGTAAACCATGTAGGCATAGTCACGCACGATGTAGGCCGTGGTGATATTGGGATCCAGCGCGCGCAGGCTGGCGTGCATAACGGCATTAACGGTTTCGGCCTGAACTACTGTCGAACTGAACCCTAGCGATGCAGCCATTAACGCATAGCGGGCATAACGCCGCAGCGGTAATTTCAAACTGGTCATGTAAAGCTCCTGGATCAATTGATGGAAATGGCGTTATCCTCTGACAGGACATTGTCGACAATCGACGATATTAGCTAAAGCAATTATCGTTCCAGCTTTCAAAAACGATTTGGAGCGATAATTTGCCCGCTACTGGTGCAATTTTGCTCAACGCTCTCCGCCGGTACGCACCTGTACAGTGCAGCGGCGGCGCGAACTTCAGGCAGGTGTGAATCCAATACAGCGAGGAGAAGACAGTGCGTATCGTATATGGCGGTTTTGAACATGAAACCAACACGTTTGCTCCCAGCCCGGCCGACTGGCGCATGTTTGAGCATGGCGGCGGCTGGCCGGGAATGACGCAGGGCGATGCGGTATGGCCCAGCATCCGCGGCAAAAATATTCCCGCGGCGGGTTTTATCGCCCGGGCGCTGGCTCACGGCGCCGAGGTCATTCCGACGGTATGGGCGGCGGCCAGCCCTTCAGGGCCGGTCACCCGCGAGGCTTTCGAACGTATTGCCGCGCTGATCCTCGACGGTATCCGCTCGGCGCTTCCGGTTGATGCGGTCTATCTGGATCTGCACGGCGCCATGGTGGCCGAACACCTTGACGACGGCGAAGGCGAACTGCTGCGCAGAGTCCGGGCGCTGGTCGGCCCGACGATCCCGGTGGTGGCCAGCCTGGATCTGCACGCCAACGTCAGCCAGACGATGCTGGATAATGCGCACTATCTGGCGGCGTTTCGCACCTATCCGCACGTGGATATGGCCGATACCGGCGCGCGCGCCTGGGAGTTGCTGATGCGCCATCAGGCGAAGGGCGCCACGCCGGCCAAAGCGATACGGCGAATTCCGTTTCTCATTCCCATCAGTTGGCAATGTACCGATATGTCGCCCGCCCGCGAGCTTTATCAGCAGTTGGCGTCGCTGGAAACCGAGCAGACGCATCTCTCTTTCACCATGGGATTTCCAGCGGCGGATTTTGCCGAATGTACGCCGGTCATCTGGGCCTATGCCCCGGACCAGGCGCAGGCCGATCGCCTGGCCGATACGCTATTCCACGCCGTATGCGCGGCGGAAGCTCATTTTACCGATAAAACCTATACGCCGGATGAAGCGGTGCAATATGCCATGAAGCAGGCCTCGCAGGGCAGGCGCCCGATGGTGATAGCCGACGCGCAGGATAACCCCGGCGCGGGCAGCGACTCCGATACCACCGGCATGCTGCGCGCGCTGATACGCAACCGGGCAAAACGGGCCGCGATTGGCCTGATGGTGGATCCTGCCGCGATGAAAACTATCGAGGCCGCCGGGGAAGGCCACAGCGTAACGCTGGCGTTGGGCGGACACGCCGGTCTGCGCGATGACGAACCGTTCAGCGCGACCTTTGTTATCGAACGTATTTTGTCAGGCCGTTTTAAGGCGACCGGCCCTTATTTCGGCGGTTTCGATATGGATCTGGGCCCAAGCGCCTGCCTGAGAATCGATGATGTGCGCATCGTGGTTTCCACCCACAAGGCGCAACTGGCCGACCAGTCCATGTTTCGCTTCGCCGGCATCGAAACCACCGAGCAGGACATTCTGGTGGTTAAAAGCGTGGTGCATTTCCGGGCGGATTTTTCCTCCATTGCGGCGGAAATTATCGTGGCGGCCGCACCGGGTTTCATGCCCGTGGATCTGACCACCCTGCCCTGGCGGCATTTGCCGGACGGCCTGCGCTTGATGCCAATGGGGGCGCCGTTCAAAGCCCGGCGTTAAATGGCTGCCCTATCCCGGCGAGGGTTCGCGCGCTGATAGAACATCTGACGGATTATGCCGCATCACATCCCTTATTGAACGGGGATCGTTGATGCGTGCTACACTTTCCTGCAAACAGTGTGTGGCTTCTACCTGAAAAGGTTATTGCAAGCCGCATCCGCGTATTGAGAAGCGCAAGAAGCCCCACCAGCGCGGGAAATTAAAGAATAGAGACGTAATGGAAAAAAATGAGCCTAACCTCGCCTCCGGGAATCTATTTCTGTTAATAGCGGCCTGGTTATTCCCCGCCTTACTGGGCATTATCTTCAGCTATATCATCGCAAGGCAGAACGTAAAACAGGATTTGGGAGCCACCACCCAGGTCATCGTGCACCAGGCGGAAACGATTAGCCAGCAAGCCTGGAAGATGGTCGACAGCCTGATGGATTTCGAAGGTCAACCCTGTGACCTTATTTCCCCCAAACTGATACAACAAGGCACGCTCTTCCCCTATTTTCGCTCATTGGGTCTGACGCAGGGGCAAGATATGTTCTGCTCATCCGTATCCGGCAACCAGCGTTTGCCTTTAAATGCGATTATTCGACATCCGCTGCCAATACCGTTTCCCGAAGTCTGGAATATTTCACTGCGGGAAACCAAAGACGTTCAGGAACGGTCGGCCATCATCTTCGCCAAACAGCGCGCTTCGCTATTTGGCGCTTACGCCATTGTCGATGCGCAATATTTGATCGACGTTATGAACGCCATAGGAAATGCCCAACAATATCTGCTGACCATACAGTTTGGCGACGGCTATCAGATCCGGGAAGGCAGGAATATTGTGGATGATAACCCGATAGTCTCGCCGATGTCCGATACGGTCACCTCATCCCGCTACCCTATTACGGTCAGCGCAACGGCTCCCGCCTCTAAATTGATCAAGTCATGGCGGCATGCCTTCATCATCTTCCTGCCGCTGTCGCTGATTCTGTCGCTGATATTTATGTCCATCATCCGTTCATGGCAGAAACGCAAAATGTCGCTGCGCGATGAATTGCGCAAGGGTATGCTCAGCAATGAGTTCTCCGTACATTACCAACCTATCTATGATATGACGACCCGCAGTTGCGTTGGCGTAGAAGCGCTGATGCGCTGGTATCGGGCCGGCGGGCGCAGCATCAGACCGGATGTGTTTATCCCCTCTGCCGAAGCGGAAGGCTTAATCATTCCCTTGACGCGCCACATGTTCAAACTGCTGGCTGACGACGTAAAACACTGGCAGGTGCCTGAGGGTTTTCATCTGGGGGTGAATATCGCCGCCGAGCATATTCAGCATCCCGACTTTGTGGACGACATCCGCCGCCTCTCGGATATGCTGTCGCCGCACAAGATGCAACTCACGCTGGAACTCACTGAACGCAGCCTTATCACCGAGACGCAGGATGTGGTGAAGAAATTGACCATTTTGCGTCAGGAAGGGTTCATTATCGCCCTTGATGATTTTGGCACCGGTCACTGCTCCTTATCCTATCTGCAGATGTTTCCGCTGGATTATCTCAAGATTGATAAGGCCTTCGTCGGCACCATTGAGTCGGCCCACAACGATACGCCGGTGCTCGATGCGATTATCGGCCTGAGCCATAGGCTGGCGCTGGATATGGTGGCTGAAGGCGTGAATACCCGGCATGAATACCGCTATCTGAAACAGAACGGCGTCAAATATTTACAGGGGTATCTGTACGCCCGTCCGATGGATAGCCGGGCATTGATGACGTGGCTGCGCGGGCGCAGAGTTCGCCCGGTTACCATTTCCCCCACGTCGTCCCCCTCTCCCACGTCATCCCCGCGGCAGTAGGCGGGGATCTGCTGCTGGAACCGCAAACCGCCGTTGGCTGATTCCCTTTATTTTCCGTCAGGCAACGCATAGGCGATAATGTAGTCGCCAAGTTTGGTGCCGAACGAACCGTGTCCGCCCGCGGCAATGACCACATACTGTTTGCCGTTAACCGAATAGGTCATTGGCGTGGCCTGCCCGCCCGCCGGCAGACGCGCTTCCCACAGCGGTTCGCCATTGGTAACGTTAAAGGCGCGCAGATAATTATCCGCCGTCGCCGCGATAAAGAACACATTACCGGCGGTTGATACGGGCGCGCCCAGCATCGGCATCCCTACTTTAAACGGCAACGGCAGCGGCGAGCTGTCACGCACCGTGCCAATGCGCTTTTTCCATACGATGTCATGGGTTTTCAGATCGATGGCCGAGATATAACCCCACGCAGGCTGCTTGCAGGGGATCCCCAACGGCGACAGAAAGGCGTTCAATTTCACGCCGTAAGGCACGCCGTACTGCGGCTGAATGCCCGATTCGGAACCGGATCCGCCTTTCCCGTCTTCACCCGGTTGCGCCGGGTTATTCGGGCCGCGCGGAATCAGTTGAGAAACAAACGGCAGCGCCATCGGATTGGCGACGGCAATCTGCCGATCGGTATCAACCGAAATACCGCCCCATTCAAACATGCCCAGATTACCGGGGAAAACCAGCGTGCCCTGCTCGGAAGGCGGGGTGAACGGCCCTTCATAGCGCAACTGGTGGAACATCACGCGGCAGACCAGCTGATCGTAAATGGTCGCCCCCCACATATCCTTGCCGGTCAGCGGTTGCTGCGGACGGAAAGTCAGTTCGGAGTACGGCTGCGTGGGCGAAAGGCGATCGCCTTTGGCCGGACCTTGCGGCACCGGGGTTTCCGGCGCAGGCACCACGGTTTCGCCTGTCCGGCGATCCAGCACAAAAATATTGCCGGTTTTCGCCGGAACATACACCACCGGCACCTTGTTGCCGTCTTTATCGCTAATGTCCGCCAGGCTTGGCTGCGCCGGTACGTCCATATCCCATAGATCATGGTGAACCGTCTGATAAAACCACGCCAGCTTGCCGGTCGTCGCGTTCAGCGCCAGCAGACCGCTGGCAAATCGTTCCATTTCCGGCGTACGATGGCCGCCCCAGATATCCGGCGTCGCCACGCCGATAGGCAGATAGACTAAATCCAGCGCGGCATCATAAGCGGCCGGCGCCCAGGAGTTAGGCGAATTGGGCGTATAAAGCTGATCCTCTTCCGGGATCTTATTCGGATCTTTGCTCCCGGTATCGAACACCCACAGCAGTTTACCGCTATTCACATCAAAGCCCCGGATCACGCCGGAGGGTTCACGGGTGGAATAGTTATCGGTGACCGCGCCGGCGATGATCACCACCTTGTCGGTCACAATCGGCGGCGACGTCGGCTCATAGGCGCCGGCTTTGGCATACGGCATATTGCTTTGCAGGTTCAGCTTGCCATGGTCGGCAAAGTCGGGACACAGTTCGCCGCTTTGCGCATCCAGCGCATACAGGTTCCCGTCATTGACCGGCAGCAGAATACGCCGGGCGCAGAGCGCGGGTTTGCCGTCAGCCGCA
This window of the Brenneria goodwinii genome carries:
- a CDS encoding EAL domain-containing protein, coding for MEKNEPNLASGNLFLLIAAWLFPALLGIIFSYIIARQNVKQDLGATTQVIVHQAETISQQAWKMVDSLMDFEGQPCDLISPKLIQQGTLFPYFRSLGLTQGQDMFCSSVSGNQRLPLNAIIRHPLPIPFPEVWNISLRETKDVQERSAIIFAKQRASLFGAYAIVDAQYLIDVMNAIGNAQQYLLTIQFGDGYQIREGRNIVDDNPIVSPMSDTVTSSRYPITVSATAPASKLIKSWRHAFIIFLPLSLILSLIFMSIIRSWQKRKMSLRDELRKGMLSNEFSVHYQPIYDMTTRSCVGVEALMRWYRAGGRSIRPDVFIPSAEAEGLIIPLTRHMFKLLADDVKHWQVPEGFHLGVNIAAEHIQHPDFVDDIRRLSDMLSPHKMQLTLELTERSLITETQDVVKKLTILRQEGFIIALDDFGTGHCSLSYLQMFPLDYLKIDKAFVGTIESAHNDTPVLDAIIGLSHRLALDMVAEGVNTRHEYRYLKQNGVKYLQGYLYARPMDSRALMTWLRGRRVRPVTISPTSSPSPTSSPRQ
- a CDS encoding glucose/quinate/shikimate family membrane-bound PQQ-dependent dehydrogenase; this encodes MQSKAGLSRILIVITVLFSALTGLYLLIGGIWLVKLHGSPYYLIAGLIMLATAWLLYRRRAAALLLYAVFLLGTTIWSLWEVGPDFWALTPRLDVTFFFGLWIALPFIYRSLSAPGSLARGALGASLAITVIVLAYAVFNDPQEINGVLRAEQTPPAGQAVSGIADGDWPAYGRTQAGTRYSPLTQINDQNVGQLQEVWRFRTGDLKRANDPEEITDEVTPIKIDDTLYLCTPHQRLFALDAVTGKEKWHFDPQLETNPSFQHVTCRGVSYHQTPEAAQANAADGKPALCARRILLPVNDGNLYALDAQSGELCPDFADHGKLNLQSNMPYAKAGAYEPTSPPIVTDKVVIIAGAVTDNYSTREPSGVIRGFDVNSGKLLWVFDTGSKDPNKIPEEDQLYTPNSPNSWAPAAYDAALDLVYLPIGVATPDIWGGHRTPEMERFASGLLALNATTGKLAWFYQTVHHDLWDMDVPAQPSLADISDKDGNKVPVVYVPAKTGNIFVLDRRTGETVVPAPETPVPQGPAKGDRLSPTQPYSELTFRPQQPLTGKDMWGATIYDQLVCRVMFHQLRYEGPFTPPSEQGTLVFPGNLGMFEWGGISVDTDRQIAVANPMALPFVSQLIPRGPNNPAQPGEDGKGGSGSESGIQPQYGVPYGVKLNAFLSPLGIPCKQPAWGYISAIDLKTHDIVWKKRIGTVRDSSPLPLPFKVGMPMLGAPVSTAGNVFFIAATADNYLRAFNVTNGEPLWEARLPAGGQATPMTYSVNGKQYVVIAAGGHGSFGTKLGDYIIAYALPDGK
- a CDS encoding M81 family metallopeptidase, whose amino-acid sequence is MRIVYGGFEHETNTFAPSPADWRMFEHGGGWPGMTQGDAVWPSIRGKNIPAAGFIARALAHGAEVIPTVWAAASPSGPVTREAFERIAALILDGIRSALPVDAVYLDLHGAMVAEHLDDGEGELLRRVRALVGPTIPVVASLDLHANVSQTMLDNAHYLAAFRTYPHVDMADTGARAWELLMRHQAKGATPAKAIRRIPFLIPISWQCTDMSPARELYQQLASLETEQTHLSFTMGFPAADFAECTPVIWAYAPDQAQADRLADTLFHAVCAAEAHFTDKTYTPDEAVQYAMKQASQGRRPMVIADAQDNPGAGSDSDTTGMLRALIRNRAKRAAIGLMVDPAAMKTIEAAGEGHSVTLALGGHAGLRDDEPFSATFVIERILSGRFKATGPYFGGFDMDLGPSACLRIDDVRIVVSTHKAQLADQSMFRFAGIETTEQDILVVKSVVHFRADFSSIAAEIIVAAAPGFMPVDLTTLPWRHLPDGLRLMPMGAPFKARR